DNA sequence from the Flavobacterium lipolyticum genome:
AGAGGAATAGCCAGGCTTCCAACAACGGCAGCAGTTTTATCTTGTCCCGCTTTTTTCAAAATAGCACCTGCTACAAGAGTTCCTACACCTGCAAAAATTAAATTTTTTACAGAAAACTTAGAGGCTGGTTTTGGAGTAATCCCGTGTAATAGAGGATCTATAAAATTCAATTTTTCCATGATTATACTTATTTATTTAATTAAACTTTTTTGTTATTCATTCTGATGGTCCTTAACAATCAGTCTTGTTTTTTATTACTTCATTTTTATTTTCTGACTTAACAATGCAAAAACACTTAGTTGAGCATACGCTCTAAAAACAAGCGAAAATCCTGCCAAATTGTTGCCATGCTGCTTATTTAGCAAAATTTTATAATTCTAAGAAATGGTTTACGTTCCATTTATAAGATCCTTTTCGCATTATGGTCAGTTTGATACAAGTTGTTGCAAATCCAAATAATCAAATGATTTAAATTATGTTCTTTGTATGGCATAATTTTTTTGTATTCGTTTTTACAGAACAAAATTGTTGATTTAAAATTACTCTATTTTAGTTTACTGATATTACATAGTTTTCCTCTTTTGTTACACAATTTTAGTACAAATACCCCTTTATAGAAATAACCGCTAAATTTTAGTACTTAGCGGCTATTGTCAATTCTATTAATTATTTGAACACTTGGTTTTAAAAGAGACTATTTTTTACCATACAGAACACCGTTTTTTACTGACTTTTTATTTAGTTCTCCTTTCTCAAATAATTGCTCCAGAATTGTATGGGCTTCGGCATAAGAAATATCCAGAATAACGGCATATTCTTTTGGCGCAAGAGTAGGATAAATTTCAAATAGAGCTAATGGGTGCTCAGTTGCTGTTTTTTTCTTTTTAGCGTCAGGAAACAGGGCTAATACTGCATTTTCATAAGAGGCATAAGGTTTAGAACCATAAACGGTTAATTGATTTTGATTCCCATCAGAGAAAAACAAAGTAGGGAAGCCTCGTACGCCAAGACTTCTGGCATAGTTTAGATCTTCCTGAAAAAGTACTTTTGCTTCTCCTTCGCAATCCCATTTTAATTTTTTGGTCTCTAAACCGGAAAGTTGAGCCGCTTCTGAAATGTTTTCCCATTTCGCAATATTTTTCTTTTCGAGATACAATTTCTCCCTAAGAATCCGCATAAACTTTACCGCTTTATCTTTACTCTGAATTTGCGCTGCTTTCATCGCAATACAAGATGGATAGGAAGAATCGAGCGGGTCTTCGAGCCATACATTTCCATCGATAGGCATTTCATAGTACAAACTTGCTTCTTCCCAGTGATGCGCGACATCTGATGGTTTGCTGATTCCGCCACTATTGTAAGACCAGTCCGGAAGTAAACCGCCCATTCTGTAATCAATATCGATATAATTGCCGTATTCGAGTTTTAGTTTTCTTAACTGGGGTTCAATTCCCCAACAGGAAGAACAGATAGGATCAGTATAATAAATAATTTTTATCGGTTTATCTGCTGTCGGGATGATGGCAGTTTCCTTTGCTTTTTCGTGAATTGGCATTTCGCAGGTTCCCGTTTCAGGATCACATAATAGTGGATTTGTTTGGTCTGTACTCATTTTTGAATTTATTTGTGATTGACAGTTTGTACTGCAGATCAGAATTAATAATAGCGACAGTCTTTTCATAAATAACTGTTTTAGATTTACGCTTCGGTTTAAATTTTATAATTTTACTGTAAAGTTCGTCCATCTTTAATCACAAGTCAATTAGTCTAAAAAATATGACTACAGCAAATACATCAGAAAGGGAGAATGAATGTCCGGCAGAAGGGCTTTTAAAATTGCTTTCGGGCAAGTGGAAACCGCAGATCTTTTTACTGGCCGTTACTGGTCCTTTGCGTTTCAACGCACTTTTAAGAGAACTTAAAGGAGCGAGCAAACAATCTGTTGCAACGGCACTTCGGGAGCTGGAAGATTTCGGAATCCTGGACAAAAAAGTAGTTCGTTTAAAACCTTTACATATCGAATACCATCTTTCTGAAAAAGGAGCATCATTAGTTCCGGTTTTCAAGCAATTGGAGATTTTCTCAAAAGAGTAGAATAGTAAGTTTGATCTAACTTTAGAATAAAATAACATCTGTTGAGCGTAGTTATTTTTAAACGCATAGAAACATAGATGTAACACTTTCACAAAAGGCGTTTCACTTAGTTTAAAACATGCAGAGACTACTAGGTGTTAAATGATTTTTTTATTAATTACAA
Encoded proteins:
- a CDS encoding DsbA family protein, whose product is MSTDQTNPLLCDPETGTCEMPIHEKAKETAIIPTADKPIKIIYYTDPICSSCWGIEPQLRKLKLEYGNYIDIDYRMGGLLPDWSYNSGGISKPSDVAHHWEEASLYYEMPIDGNVWLEDPLDSSYPSCIAMKAAQIQSKDKAVKFMRILREKLYLEKKNIAKWENISEAAQLSGLETKKLKWDCEGEAKVLFQEDLNYARSLGVRGFPTLFFSDGNQNQLTVYGSKPYASYENAVLALFPDAKKKKTATEHPLALFEIYPTLAPKEYAVILDISYAEAHTILEQLFEKGELNKKSVKNGVLYGKK
- a CDS encoding winged helix-turn-helix transcriptional regulator translates to MTTANTSERENECPAEGLLKLLSGKWKPQIFLLAVTGPLRFNALLRELKGASKQSVATALRELEDFGILDKKVVRLKPLHIEYHLSEKGASLVPVFKQLEIFSKE